A window from Chitinophagales bacterium encodes these proteins:
- a CDS encoding rhodanese-related sulfurtransferase yields the protein MPLYNKINSKVLKEKIAEDSRPRTTISFYRYHQVADPYLFRDELYKKLESIDVLGRVYVAREGINAQVSILKASLEQFRAALECYDFMRGIRLNEAVDDDGKSFFKLKIKVRPKILADGLEDQTFDVTKKGKHLSAEEFNALTANEQNTLLIDMRNHYETEVGHFEGAICPDVDTFRDSLPLIENEILKGNEDKNIVMYCTGGIRCEKASAYFKHKGFKNVFQLEGGIIKYAQDAIKNGLENRFVGKNFVFDERLGERISPEIIANCHQCGKPCDTHTNCKNDACHLLFIQCDECAEKYAGCCSAECHEISLLPKEKQKELRKGIDRGRQVYKKGRVRPKLTEQFKKHLKHL from the coding sequence ATGCCATTGTATAATAAAATAAATAGCAAAGTACTTAAAGAAAAGATAGCTGAGGATTCGCGCCCGAGAACTACAATATCTTTCTACCGCTACCATCAGGTTGCAGATCCATATCTTTTCAGGGATGAGTTGTATAAAAAACTAGAAAGTATAGATGTGCTTGGTAGGGTATATGTAGCCAGGGAAGGCATTAATGCGCAGGTATCAATATTGAAAGCATCATTAGAGCAATTCAGAGCTGCTCTTGAATGCTATGATTTTATGAGAGGCATTCGTTTAAATGAGGCTGTAGATGATGATGGCAAATCTTTTTTTAAACTTAAAATAAAAGTGCGTCCCAAGATATTAGCTGATGGGCTGGAAGATCAAACATTTGATGTGACTAAAAAAGGCAAGCATCTCTCTGCGGAAGAGTTTAATGCATTAACTGCAAATGAGCAAAATACCTTGTTGATTGACATGCGCAATCATTATGAAACAGAAGTGGGACATTTTGAAGGCGCCATATGCCCGGATGTAGATACTTTTCGTGATAGTCTCCCATTGATAGAAAATGAAATTCTAAAAGGCAATGAGGATAAAAATATTGTGATGTACTGTACCGGGGGAATTCGCTGCGAAAAGGCCAGTGCCTATTTCAAGCACAAGGGATTTAAAAATGTCTTTCAGCTAGAGGGCGGTATTATTAAATATGCACAAGACGCCATTAAAAATGGATTAGAGAATAGATTTGTGGGTAAAAACTTTGTGTTTGATGAAAGATTGGGAGAGCGTATTTCTCCCGAAATAATTGCCAATTGCCATCAATGTGGAAAGCCTTGTGATACGCATACCAATTGTAAAAACGATGCTTGTCATTTACTCTTTATACAATGTGATGAATGTGCTGAAAAATATGCTGGGTGTTGCTCTGCTGAATGTCATGAGATTTCTTTACTTCCAAAAGAAAAACAGAAAGAACTGAGAAAAGGGATTGATAGAGGAAGACAAGTGTATAAAAAAGGAAGAGTGCGTCCCAAGTTGACTGAACAGTTCAAAAAACACTTAAAACATTTGTAG